From the genome of Neochlamydia sp. AcF84:
AATCTTAATTTCAAGAGCTTTCTTCATATGTTCAGCTGCTTGATCAAGATTTCCTTGCTTTATATAAATTTGCCCCAGCTGATAATGAAGGACTGATAGTTTATGATAATTTTCTTCAAAAAGCAGGGTATTAATTTTAATCTCTTTCTTAAAGCATTTAGCTGCCAATTCTAAATTTCCATGCTTAAGATAAAGCATTCCTAATTTATCATAATCTTTTGCAACTTCTAAATTATTTTCACCAGAATGCATAATCTTAATTTCAAGCGCTTTCTTAGCATGCTCAGCTGCCCGACCAAGTTTTCCTTGTTTTCCATAGACTTGCACCAGTAGGTGGTAAAAATTTGCCAGCCTATAATCATTTTTATCTAAAAGTGGAATCTCAATTTTAAGTGCTTTTTTAATGCATTTACCCGCCAATCTTAATTCATTTTGAGATATATAGATTTCCGCCAAACTATAATAAATTTTTATCCCATTAGGATGCTTTCTACCAAACAGGCCGTGAATGATAAAAAGCGCTTTCTTAGTCCGTTCTACTGCCTGTTTTGACTTTCCTTGTTCTTTATAAATCGCCCCTAAGTTGGTGTAAATGATTGCTACATTTAAATTTTTTTCACCAGATAACCTAAGTTGCATTTCTAAAGCTTTCTCGCAATATTCAGCTGCCTGACTCATATTCCTTTGGTTCTTATAAATTACACCTTGCGTATGATAATAAGCTGCTCCGGTAGGATGATTGCCACCAAACAACTTGAGATTAATGTTGAGGGCTCTCTTGCTAGACTCATCTGCCTTTTCTAGCTTTTTTAAGCCAAGGTAGACCCAAGCTAGATTGTTATAATCTCTTGCCACGGCAGGATGATTTTCGCCATAATGCTTAATGTCAATATTGAGCGCTTTCATGGTATAAATTTCTGCGAGCGCAAAATTTTTTTGTTCTGTGTAGAATACCCCCAAATTGTTATATTCCACTGCTACAGCAGGATGATCTCTACCAAGAAAATTCAAGTGTATAACGAGTGCTGTGTTAGTATATTCTATCGCCAGCTCTAAATTTCTTCGAGCAAGATTAATTTGGCTTAGTTTGTTACACGACATCGCTACAATACCAAGATTTCCCTTCTTAGGCTTAAGTCCAATGGCAAGCGCTTTCTTTACAAACTCCTCTGCCTGCTCTAACTTCCCCTGTTGAGTA
Proteins encoded in this window:
- a CDS encoding tetratricopeptide repeat protein; translation: MLCQLKSSCNFPGIFIPFYQTVQKFLSGDEEALKSSTLNGDLPQIQGDIALRLFQQEEAKKWYILARQSTPQNPDIINILGLIYEEQGDLKAAADCINQAIATECEHAKKDYFKMAKFYNNLAQIYTQQGKLEQAEEFVKKALAIGLKPKKGNLGIVAMSCNKLSQINLARRNLELAIEYTNTALVIHLNFLGRDHPAVAVEYNNLGVFYTEQKNFALAEIYTMKALNIDIKHYGENHPAVARDYNNLAWVYLGLKKLEKADESSKRALNINLKLFGGNHPTGAAYYHTQGVIYKNQRNMSQAAEYCEKALEMQLRLSGEKNLNVAIIYTNLGAIYKEQGKSKQAVERTKKALFIIHGLFGRKHPNGIKIYYSLAEIYISQNELRLAGKCIKKALKIEIPLLDKNDYRLANFYHLLVQVYGKQGKLGRAAEHAKKALEIKIMHSGENNLEVAKDYDKLGMLYLKHGNLELAAKCFKKEIKINTLLFEENYHKLSVLHYQLGQIYIKQGNLDQAAEHMKKALEIKIMHSGENHYKVAILYNNLGVIYLAQEKLELATQYAEKAINIKTALLFKEKHFSIVMMFSALRKLYRMPEKIGIGS